The Glycine soja cultivar W05 chromosome 8, ASM419377v2, whole genome shotgun sequence genome has a window encoding:
- the LOC114423357 gene encoding uncharacterized protein LOC114423357 isoform X3, producing MQLTTMHRSDYFSIDNGRQSLITRHSVLDSAQASLGPEPSMTGMSKGCLSMADIVRMGTTSSQDTVSHNCNTSGGVSACGNSESSLPLPSQNHSEQQVFHDEWPATEQPIARNAQELNMSASSNANGPFEHPSLHVNAIGLHRNCELDTAPVSWGDVACDNDAFEKNESASISREHTVLSSNTGLRSHSNSNLRNTISSDHCSSYGHGEDVSSAASIFQRLSIGESKQKVPTFEDDPAVVIPIHLQALGADCSHLSFGTYNGSSTASSVLLNSNHLSKSDLEEKSAAVDDSSAQFLDASYVFQSDKQHGFDVLKGAAGDKNSDILSSDKQWFVKHIVPEETFENEHIIKASVSDPSLQKSHWENTSLPLKQPGVQSGNHLNFPRELYADSNSIPGDVLALLMSQSQTARHSNTVSSISNPAFSMSKVMEPGAFPLPMRSALPRDPTVHSSSHFHQLPDTKGYFSLPQNRSYNTTINSQLPFSGNTVYNQSPADMKYNLLQNRNEFLTNRLPPATARDAFGYGNLGSSIYSSGSFLSNPSPGHMMPSSNFNEILPSQYNGGRNINSIQQHGSFSHWDYGAEPRSLFIPKRTQSQYATPGYADLHHSETRVLEKYQQPGDFQDLPSKQLHPFWQRDNLHHSETRVLEEHQQPGDFQDLPSKQLHPFWQHDN from the exons ATGCAATTGACTACGATGCATAGAAG CGATTATTTTAGTATTGATAATGGAAGACAGTCATTAATAACAAGACATTCTGTACTAGATTCTGCCCAAGCCTCTCTAGGACCTGAACCCTCAATGACAGGAATGAGCAAAGGATGTCTTTCAATGGCAGACATTGTAAGAATGGGTACAACATCGTCACAAGACACTGTTTCACATAACTGTAATACCTCGGGAGGAGTTTCTGCATGTGGAAATTCAGAGTCAAGCTTACCACTTCCCAGTCAAAACCATTCTGAGCAACAAGTTTTTCATGATGAGTGGCCAGCAACTGAACAACCAATTGCTAGAAATGCACAGGAACTAAACATGTCTGCTTCTTCTAATGCCAATGGGCCATTTGAGCATCCTAGCTTGCATGTAAATGCAATTGGTTTACACAGGAACTGTGAATTAGACACAGCCCCAGTTTCATGGGGGGATGTTGCTTGTGATAATgatgcttttgaaaaaaatgaatctgCTTCTATATCTAGAGAACATACTGTTTTGAGCAGCAACACTGGACTACGATCCCATTCCAACTCTAACTTAAGGAATACTATTTCCTCTGATCATTGTAGTTCTTATGGGCATGGTGAAG ACGTGTCATCAGCCGCTTCAATTTTCCAGCGGCTAAGTATAGGAGAATCCAAACAGAAAGTGCCAACATTTGAAGATGATCCTGCAGTGGTTATTCCAATTCATTTACAAGCCTTAGGTGCTGACTGTTCACATTTGAGTTTTGGAACATATAATGGCAGCAGTACTGCATCTTCTGTCCTTCTTAATTCTAATCATCTTTCAAAAAGTGACTTGGAAGAGAAGTCTGCAGCTGTAGATGATTCTTCGGCTCAGTTCCTGGATGCAag TTATGTTTTCCAGAGTGATAAGCAGCATGGATTTGATGTTCTTAAAGGAGCAGCAGGTGATAAAAACAGTGACATCCTTTCATCTGATAAGCAATGGTTTGTGAAGCATATTGTTCCTGAGGAAACTTTTGAGAATGAACACATCATCAAGGCATCTGTATCAGATCCTAGTTTGCAAAAATCACACTGGGAGAATACTTCACTGCCATTGAAGCAGCCAGGGGTGCAGAGTGgaaaccatttgaattttccaaGAGAATTG TATGCTGACTCAAATTCAATACCTGGTGATGTGTTGGCGTTGCTCATGTCACAATCTCAAACTGCAAGACACAGTAACACAGTTTCATCCATAAGCAATCCTGCCTTCTCCATGTCTAAG GTCATGGAGCCAGGTGCCTTTCCTCTACCTATGAGATCTGCACTTCCCCGGGATCCTACAGTGCATTCCTCATCACACTTTCATCAATTGCCTGACACAAAAGGATATTTTTCCCTGCCCCAGAATAGGTCATACAATACAACCATAAATTCTCAGTTACCATTTTCAGGCAATACTGTATACAATCAATCTCCAGCAGACATGAAGTACAACCTTCTACAAAATAGAAATGAATTCCTTACAAATAGATTGCCTCCTGCCACTGCCAGAGATGCATTTGGCTATGGAAATCTTGGCTCTTCCATTTATAGTTCTGGAAGCTTTCTGTCTAATCCATCTCCTGGTCATATGATGCCTTCAAGTAACTTTAATGAGATTTTACCTTCTCAGTATAATGGTGGACGTAACATAAACTCTATTCAACAg CATGGTAGCTTTTCTCATTGGGATTACGGAGCCGAGCCAAGATCTTTGTTTATCCCGAAGAGAACCCAGTCACAGTATGCTACTCCTGGATATGCTGACCTTCATCATTCTGAGACACGGGTTTTGGAAAAATATCAGCAGCCAGGTGATTTTCAAGATTTGCCATCCAAGCAGTTGCATCCATTTTGGCAACGCGACAACCTTCATCATTCTGAGACACGGGTTTTGGAAGAACATCAGCAGCCAGGTGATTTTCAAGATTTGCCGTCCAAGCAGTTGCATCCATTTTGGCAGCACGATAACTAA
- the LOC114423357 gene encoding uncharacterized protein LOC114423357 isoform X1: protein MGSESRNRYGNGCGGDGGSGELVAAEKEMVQCVKEIVNCTECEIYAALEECDMDVNRAVEMLLSQDTFHEVKSKRERRREGAFNSRTSGNNGGLSHGGKTGTGSDDKVVQSGLTRETYNENGKANDKGEGGSVGASVMAPTTHVVRKCTKRDYFSIDNGRQSLITRHSVLDSAQASLGPEPSMTGMSKGCLSMADIVRMGTTSSQDTVSHNCNTSGGVSACGNSESSLPLPSQNHSEQQVFHDEWPATEQPIARNAQELNMSASSNANGPFEHPSLHVNAIGLHRNCELDTAPVSWGDVACDNDAFEKNESASISREHTVLSSNTGLRSHSNSNLRNTISSDHCSSYGHGEDVSSAASIFQRLSIGESKQKVPTFEDDPAVVIPIHLQALGADCSHLSFGTYNGSSTASSVLLNSNHLSKSDLEEKSAAVDDSSAQFLDASYVFQSDKQHGFDVLKGAAGDKNSDILSSDKQWFVKHIVPEETFENEHIIKASVSDPSLQKSHWENTSLPLKQPGVQSGNHLNFPRELYADSNSIPGDVLALLMSQSQTARHSNTVSSISNPAFSMSKVMEPGAFPLPMRSALPRDPTVHSSSHFHQLPDTKGYFSLPQNRSYNTTINSQLPFSGNTVYNQSPADMKYNLLQNRNEFLTNRLPPATARDAFGYGNLGSSIYSSGSFLSNPSPGHMMPSSNFNEILPSQYNGGRNINSIQQHGSFSHWDYGAEPRSLFIPKRTQSQYATPGYADLHHSETRVLEKYQQPGDFQDLPSKQLHPFWQRDNLHHSETRVLEEHQQPGDFQDLPSKQLHPFWQHDN from the exons ATGGGGAGTGAGAGCAGAAATAGGTATGGCAACGGTTGCGGCGGCGACGGCGGCAGTGGAGAGCTAGTTGCGGCGGAAAAGGAGATGGTGCAGTGCGTGAAGGAGATCGTGAACTGCACGGAGTGCGAGATCTACGCTGCGCTTGAGGAATGTGATATGGACGTTAACCGCGCCGTTGAGATGCTTCTATCTCAAG ATACATTTCATGAAGTGAAAAGTAAACGTGAAAGGAGAAGAGAG GGGGCATTCAATTCAAGGACTAGCGGTAATAATGGAGGGTTGAGTCATGGAGGCAAAACTGGCACTGGCAGTGATGACAAGGTTGTGCAAAGTGGATTAACACGTGAGACTTATAATG AGAATGGTAAAGCCAATGACAAGGGGGAGGGTGGGTCAGTAGGTGCTTCAGTTATGGCTCCCACAACTCATGTTGTGAGGAAATGTACAAAACG CGATTATTTTAGTATTGATAATGGAAGACAGTCATTAATAACAAGACATTCTGTACTAGATTCTGCCCAAGCCTCTCTAGGACCTGAACCCTCAATGACAGGAATGAGCAAAGGATGTCTTTCAATGGCAGACATTGTAAGAATGGGTACAACATCGTCACAAGACACTGTTTCACATAACTGTAATACCTCGGGAGGAGTTTCTGCATGTGGAAATTCAGAGTCAAGCTTACCACTTCCCAGTCAAAACCATTCTGAGCAACAAGTTTTTCATGATGAGTGGCCAGCAACTGAACAACCAATTGCTAGAAATGCACAGGAACTAAACATGTCTGCTTCTTCTAATGCCAATGGGCCATTTGAGCATCCTAGCTTGCATGTAAATGCAATTGGTTTACACAGGAACTGTGAATTAGACACAGCCCCAGTTTCATGGGGGGATGTTGCTTGTGATAATgatgcttttgaaaaaaatgaatctgCTTCTATATCTAGAGAACATACTGTTTTGAGCAGCAACACTGGACTACGATCCCATTCCAACTCTAACTTAAGGAATACTATTTCCTCTGATCATTGTAGTTCTTATGGGCATGGTGAAG ACGTGTCATCAGCCGCTTCAATTTTCCAGCGGCTAAGTATAGGAGAATCCAAACAGAAAGTGCCAACATTTGAAGATGATCCTGCAGTGGTTATTCCAATTCATTTACAAGCCTTAGGTGCTGACTGTTCACATTTGAGTTTTGGAACATATAATGGCAGCAGTACTGCATCTTCTGTCCTTCTTAATTCTAATCATCTTTCAAAAAGTGACTTGGAAGAGAAGTCTGCAGCTGTAGATGATTCTTCGGCTCAGTTCCTGGATGCAag TTATGTTTTCCAGAGTGATAAGCAGCATGGATTTGATGTTCTTAAAGGAGCAGCAGGTGATAAAAACAGTGACATCCTTTCATCTGATAAGCAATGGTTTGTGAAGCATATTGTTCCTGAGGAAACTTTTGAGAATGAACACATCATCAAGGCATCTGTATCAGATCCTAGTTTGCAAAAATCACACTGGGAGAATACTTCACTGCCATTGAAGCAGCCAGGGGTGCAGAGTGgaaaccatttgaattttccaaGAGAATTG TATGCTGACTCAAATTCAATACCTGGTGATGTGTTGGCGTTGCTCATGTCACAATCTCAAACTGCAAGACACAGTAACACAGTTTCATCCATAAGCAATCCTGCCTTCTCCATGTCTAAG GTCATGGAGCCAGGTGCCTTTCCTCTACCTATGAGATCTGCACTTCCCCGGGATCCTACAGTGCATTCCTCATCACACTTTCATCAATTGCCTGACACAAAAGGATATTTTTCCCTGCCCCAGAATAGGTCATACAATACAACCATAAATTCTCAGTTACCATTTTCAGGCAATACTGTATACAATCAATCTCCAGCAGACATGAAGTACAACCTTCTACAAAATAGAAATGAATTCCTTACAAATAGATTGCCTCCTGCCACTGCCAGAGATGCATTTGGCTATGGAAATCTTGGCTCTTCCATTTATAGTTCTGGAAGCTTTCTGTCTAATCCATCTCCTGGTCATATGATGCCTTCAAGTAACTTTAATGAGATTTTACCTTCTCAGTATAATGGTGGACGTAACATAAACTCTATTCAACAg CATGGTAGCTTTTCTCATTGGGATTACGGAGCCGAGCCAAGATCTTTGTTTATCCCGAAGAGAACCCAGTCACAGTATGCTACTCCTGGATATGCTGACCTTCATCATTCTGAGACACGGGTTTTGGAAAAATATCAGCAGCCAGGTGATTTTCAAGATTTGCCATCCAAGCAGTTGCATCCATTTTGGCAACGCGACAACCTTCATCATTCTGAGACACGGGTTTTGGAAGAACATCAGCAGCCAGGTGATTTTCAAGATTTGCCGTCCAAGCAGTTGCATCCATTTTGGCAGCACGATAACTAA
- the LOC114423357 gene encoding uncharacterized protein LOC114423357 isoform X2 — translation MVSSLIAEHHAISENGKANDKGEGGSVGASVMAPTTHVVRKCTKRDYFSIDNGRQSLITRHSVLDSAQASLGPEPSMTGMSKGCLSMADIVRMGTTSSQDTVSHNCNTSGGVSACGNSESSLPLPSQNHSEQQVFHDEWPATEQPIARNAQELNMSASSNANGPFEHPSLHVNAIGLHRNCELDTAPVSWGDVACDNDAFEKNESASISREHTVLSSNTGLRSHSNSNLRNTISSDHCSSYGHGEDVSSAASIFQRLSIGESKQKVPTFEDDPAVVIPIHLQALGADCSHLSFGTYNGSSTASSVLLNSNHLSKSDLEEKSAAVDDSSAQFLDASYVFQSDKQHGFDVLKGAAGDKNSDILSSDKQWFVKHIVPEETFENEHIIKASVSDPSLQKSHWENTSLPLKQPGVQSGNHLNFPRELYADSNSIPGDVLALLMSQSQTARHSNTVSSISNPAFSMSKVMEPGAFPLPMRSALPRDPTVHSSSHFHQLPDTKGYFSLPQNRSYNTTINSQLPFSGNTVYNQSPADMKYNLLQNRNEFLTNRLPPATARDAFGYGNLGSSIYSSGSFLSNPSPGHMMPSSNFNEILPSQYNGGRNINSIQQHGSFSHWDYGAEPRSLFIPKRTQSQYATPGYADLHHSETRVLEKYQQPGDFQDLPSKQLHPFWQRDNLHHSETRVLEEHQQPGDFQDLPSKQLHPFWQHDN, via the exons ATGGTATCTTCTTTGATTGCGGAACATCATGCAATTTCTG AGAATGGTAAAGCCAATGACAAGGGGGAGGGTGGGTCAGTAGGTGCTTCAGTTATGGCTCCCACAACTCATGTTGTGAGGAAATGTACAAAACG CGATTATTTTAGTATTGATAATGGAAGACAGTCATTAATAACAAGACATTCTGTACTAGATTCTGCCCAAGCCTCTCTAGGACCTGAACCCTCAATGACAGGAATGAGCAAAGGATGTCTTTCAATGGCAGACATTGTAAGAATGGGTACAACATCGTCACAAGACACTGTTTCACATAACTGTAATACCTCGGGAGGAGTTTCTGCATGTGGAAATTCAGAGTCAAGCTTACCACTTCCCAGTCAAAACCATTCTGAGCAACAAGTTTTTCATGATGAGTGGCCAGCAACTGAACAACCAATTGCTAGAAATGCACAGGAACTAAACATGTCTGCTTCTTCTAATGCCAATGGGCCATTTGAGCATCCTAGCTTGCATGTAAATGCAATTGGTTTACACAGGAACTGTGAATTAGACACAGCCCCAGTTTCATGGGGGGATGTTGCTTGTGATAATgatgcttttgaaaaaaatgaatctgCTTCTATATCTAGAGAACATACTGTTTTGAGCAGCAACACTGGACTACGATCCCATTCCAACTCTAACTTAAGGAATACTATTTCCTCTGATCATTGTAGTTCTTATGGGCATGGTGAAG ACGTGTCATCAGCCGCTTCAATTTTCCAGCGGCTAAGTATAGGAGAATCCAAACAGAAAGTGCCAACATTTGAAGATGATCCTGCAGTGGTTATTCCAATTCATTTACAAGCCTTAGGTGCTGACTGTTCACATTTGAGTTTTGGAACATATAATGGCAGCAGTACTGCATCTTCTGTCCTTCTTAATTCTAATCATCTTTCAAAAAGTGACTTGGAAGAGAAGTCTGCAGCTGTAGATGATTCTTCGGCTCAGTTCCTGGATGCAag TTATGTTTTCCAGAGTGATAAGCAGCATGGATTTGATGTTCTTAAAGGAGCAGCAGGTGATAAAAACAGTGACATCCTTTCATCTGATAAGCAATGGTTTGTGAAGCATATTGTTCCTGAGGAAACTTTTGAGAATGAACACATCATCAAGGCATCTGTATCAGATCCTAGTTTGCAAAAATCACACTGGGAGAATACTTCACTGCCATTGAAGCAGCCAGGGGTGCAGAGTGgaaaccatttgaattttccaaGAGAATTG TATGCTGACTCAAATTCAATACCTGGTGATGTGTTGGCGTTGCTCATGTCACAATCTCAAACTGCAAGACACAGTAACACAGTTTCATCCATAAGCAATCCTGCCTTCTCCATGTCTAAG GTCATGGAGCCAGGTGCCTTTCCTCTACCTATGAGATCTGCACTTCCCCGGGATCCTACAGTGCATTCCTCATCACACTTTCATCAATTGCCTGACACAAAAGGATATTTTTCCCTGCCCCAGAATAGGTCATACAATACAACCATAAATTCTCAGTTACCATTTTCAGGCAATACTGTATACAATCAATCTCCAGCAGACATGAAGTACAACCTTCTACAAAATAGAAATGAATTCCTTACAAATAGATTGCCTCCTGCCACTGCCAGAGATGCATTTGGCTATGGAAATCTTGGCTCTTCCATTTATAGTTCTGGAAGCTTTCTGTCTAATCCATCTCCTGGTCATATGATGCCTTCAAGTAACTTTAATGAGATTTTACCTTCTCAGTATAATGGTGGACGTAACATAAACTCTATTCAACAg CATGGTAGCTTTTCTCATTGGGATTACGGAGCCGAGCCAAGATCTTTGTTTATCCCGAAGAGAACCCAGTCACAGTATGCTACTCCTGGATATGCTGACCTTCATCATTCTGAGACACGGGTTTTGGAAAAATATCAGCAGCCAGGTGATTTTCAAGATTTGCCATCCAAGCAGTTGCATCCATTTTGGCAACGCGACAACCTTCATCATTCTGAGACACGGGTTTTGGAAGAACATCAGCAGCCAGGTGATTTTCAAGATTTGCCGTCCAAGCAGTTGCATCCATTTTGGCAGCACGATAACTAA